Within Nosocomiicoccus ampullae, the genomic segment TTTAACCGCTTCAATAACTCCATCGATTTTATCGTCTGGTGATGCCATTGATTTCAGTACAAAATACGCTATCAATAGTACCGCAATTAATAAAAGGATAATTCCACCGATTATCATGTTCTTCTTATTAGGCTTTTTCTTAGGTGTTTTTTCTGTAGATCTTGTAGATACTGCTTGAGATGTCGTGTCGTTATTAACTTCATTATTTGTAGTCTCGTTATGTATAGCTGTTTCCTCAGGTGTGTTATCTGCCATTTGTTCAACCGGTGTACCACAGTTCGTACACACTTTCGCATTCTCACGAAGCTCGTGACCACAGTTTTTACAAAACTTCATACGGATACCCCTTTTCATAAATATTATATTTATACTTTATTATAACATTTATAAATAAATAAAAATTTATTTTTATATTTATTTTAATAAAATATAATACACAAAAAGACCACAGCTAAGCTACGGTCTTCATATTTTTATATTGATAATATATTATTTCACTTACATGATTTTCAGTTAAAATTTCTAACAGTTCTTTTAATTTTTCCTTGTAAACTTTTTCATGAATTGAATTTCTTTTCTCTTGAAAGGTGCAAAATAAAGCTTCATTTTTATTTTCCAAATTTTCTATGCTATGGTTAAAATACACTAAATTAGGAGAACACGTGAATGTAATGGTTACCTTTTTAGAATCTTTATCCAAAGAAGATGAGGTGTTGAAGCTGTAATTATCACTGAATTAACACTTTATGGAATAGCTACAGATTTTGAAAACTTAGGAGGTAATTATAGTCTCTTTGATGACTTCTACGAAACTAGAGGTTATATTTAAAACAGAAAGTGAGGGCTAGTAACGTGAAATTTTTTGAAGGTAATTGGTTCATTTTACTGATTTCATTTGTAGTATCTTTAGTGATTGCTCTGAACAATAAAACGATAGAATTTACGGGTAATCATTTATTATATTTTTCTTTAGAACTATTTATCTTAATCGTTATAAGTTTTATAGTTATCAAGGGTGTTTCAATTTTATTTTTTAAACTAAGTCAAAGATAATAAATTACTTAAGAAGTCTGTTTTCGTTGAAAAACAGACTCTTTTTTTATCTCTTCTTAAAATTTTTACAAAAAAATCCCCTTCATACCTAGTTATGTAAGTATGAAGGGGTAGTATTTATTATTCCCACTCAATTGTTGCGGGTGGTTTGCTAGTAATGTCATATACGACACGGTTTACATTTTTAACTTCTTTAACCATACGTTTTGAAATCTTTTCAAGTACATCCCAGTCGATTTTCGCAAAGTCTGATGACATTCCGTCTACACTGTGTACTGCACGAATTCCTACTGTGTAGTCGTACGTTCTTTTATCATCTTTTACACCGACTGATCGGATGCCTGGTAATATTGTAAAGTATTGCCAAATACTCTTATTTAAACCAGCTTTCTGAATTTCATCGCGTAAAATATAGTCTGTTTCACGAACGATTTCTAATTTTTCTTCTGTCACTTCTCCAAGGACACGAATTCCTAAACCTGGTCCTGGGAATGGTTGACGCCATACAAGTTCTTCAGGAATACCTAACTCAAGACCTAATTGACGTACTTCGTCTTTAAATAGTGTTGAGATTGGCTCGATTAATTTAAATTCCATATCTTCTGGTAATCCACCAACGTTATGGTGTGATTTAATTGTTTCTGAAGTTTCAGATCCTGATTCAACGACATCTGAGTAAATTGTACCTTGTGCAAGGTAGTCGATTTCTTTAAGTTTTGCCGCTTCGTCATCAAATACGTAAATAAATTCATTACCAATAATTTTACGTTTTTGTTCTGGATCAGAAACACCTTTTAATTTTCCTAAGAAACGGTCTTTTGCGTCGACTTTAACGATATTAATGTTAAATCCTTTACCGAACGCTTCCATCACCATTTCTGCTTCACCTTTACGAAGTAAACCGTGGTCTACAAAGATACATGTTAAGTTGTCGCCAATCGCCTTTTGCATAAGTACTGCTACAACTGATGAGTCTACCCCACCACTCATTGCACAAATTACTTTTTTATCGCCGACTTCTTCACGGATTTTCTCAACTTCGATGTCGATAAAGTTACCCATTGTCCATTCACCGTGACACTCACAAATATCTCTTACGAAGTTTTCGATGAATGTGTCGCCGTTATCTGTTGATTTTGACTCTGGGTGGAACTGAATACCATAAATTGGTTTTGATTTATGCTGAATTGCTGCGTATTTTGAATCTTTCGTGCTACCGATGATTTCATAATCATCACCAATTGACGCAACTTCGTCATGGTAACTCATCGCAACATTGACTTCTTTGTCTAAACCTTTAAATAGACGGTTAGAATTATCAAGTTCGATTGTATCAGTACCTGAAAATGCGTTGTCTAATGGTTTTACTTCTCCACCATTATTATACGCGATTAACTGCATACCATAAGTGACACCGAGTACAGGAATTCCTAAATCAAAAATACCTTTATCGACAGTGTATGCATCGTCTTCATATACTGATTTTGGACCACCTGATAATACAATACCTTTTGGGTTTAATTCTTTAATTTCTTCTAAAGTAATACTTGGATTACGGAGTTCACTATATACGCCTAAATCGCGGATACGACGCGTTAAAAGCATGTTATATTGACTACCATAATCGATTACAATAATAAGTTCTTGTTCTTTTGCCATTTCCATAAATTTATAGCCTCTCTCTTAAATAGAGTAGTTCGGAGCTTCTTTAGTAACTTGGACGTTATGTGGGTGACTTTCAATGAGTCCTGCTGCTGTAATGCGAGTAAATCTACTTTCTTCTCTTAAAGCTTTAAGATCTTTAGATCCTGTATAACCCATACCTGAACGAAGTCCACCCATTAATTGATAGATTGTGTCTTGTACTGGTCCTTTGTACTCTGTACGTCCTTCAATACCTTCAGGAACATATTTAGTCGCTTCTTTTTCATCTTGGAAGTAGCGATCACTTGAACCTTGCTCCATTGCACCAAGTGAACCCATTCCACGATATGTCTTATAACGACGTCCTTGGAATAATTCAACATCACCTGGAGATTCTGTTGTTCCGGCAAGTAAGCTACCAAGCATTACCGCGTGTCCTCCTGCAGCTAGTGCTTTAACGATATCTCCTGATAATTTAATACCACCATCAGCAATAATTGATTTACCATGTTTACGTGCTTCTGTTGCACAGTCGTAAATTGCTGTAATTTGTGGTACACCAACACCTGTAACCACACGTGTTGTACAAATAGATCCAGGTCCAATACCAACTTTAACAGCATCTACACCCGCTTCAATTAGTGCGCGTGTACCTTCAGCTGTTGCAACGTTACCTGCGATAACTTCAACTTCAGGATACTCATCAACAATTTTTTTAATTGCTTTTAATACGCCCGCAGAGTGCCCATGTGCTGTGTCGATAACTAAAGCATCTACACCAGCTTTAACTAATTCTTCAATACGTTTATCTGTATCTCTAGAAATACCTACAGCTGCTGCTACAAGTAAACGACCTTGTTCATCTTTTGCTGCACTTGGGAATTCAATTACCTTTTCAATATCCTTGATAGTAATAAGGCCTTTTAATTCATAATTTTCATTTACAATTGGTAACTTTTCAATACGATGATTTTGGAGTATGTTTTTTGCGTCTTCTAAAGTTGTACCTTCTGGTGCAGTAACGAGGTTTTCTTTAGTCATTACGTCATCAATGACTACAGAATAGTCTTTAATGAAACGTAAGTCACGATTTGTTAGGATGCCAATAAGTTTTTTCTCTTCTGGATTATTTACAATTGGAACACCTGAAATACGATATTTACCCATTAAATGTTCAGCTGCGAATACTTTTTCTTCTTTTGTTAAGAAGAATGGATCAGTAATTACGCCGTTTTCTGAACGTTTAACTTTTTCAACTTCTTCGCATTGTGCTTCGATTGACATGTTTTTGTGAATTACACCTAATCCACCTTGGCGTGCAATCGCAATCGCCATTTGTGACTCTGTTACGGTATCCATTCCTGCAGAAACAATCGGAATACCAAGCTTAATCTTTTCAGTCAGTTGTACACTTGTATCTACTTCTCTTGGTAGAATCTCTGAATGTGCTGGCATAAGTAATACGTCGTCAAATGTCAATCCTTCTTTAGTAAATTTGTTTTCCCACATTTAATTAGCCTCCTAAAATTGATTAGTACTATTATAGACCAGTCTTTAACGTATTTAAAGTATATAATTTCTTAAGCTAAATATTTTAAATTATCTAAATTTTTTATGTATTTATTCACTTTAGTTTATAAGAAATGATTTAGGGTACATATTAAGTATGACTATTTTCAAACGAGGTGTTCTATAATGGAACAAAAAGGTATTTTCGAAGTATTTGATGATATTGGTAATGTCAGTAAAAGAGTTCAACAACTAGGACATGAAGGTATTGATGAAAGACGAATCATCCTCTTCTCAAAACATTCTCCACCAACAGAATTTACACGTGAGCATGATGTAGATATTCGTATGGGAGAAGGAAACTTATGGCAAAAATTTGAGTCTCTATTTACCGATAAAGACGGAGAAGAACGTGCGACTGAAGATTTACAATTAAATCAACATGAAGAGGAAGCGTTTAGTAAAGCAATGGATGCCGATCAATATGTTCTATATATTCCTCACGATAGTAAGGCACGCGTCCAATCTGAAGATGAGGAAGTAGTTGACTTAAGTAACAAAGGTGATTACTAAAAAAGAAGAGACAGTTGTCTCTTCTTTTTTTAAATTAAACTTTTTTGAATTATCGAGGTTTTAAAGCGATTTAAAAATTTTCGATACTCTTTTAGCGATTTCGTTTTACCTGGATGTCGTGGAATTGATATTTTATTATTTCTTTTTAAAAATAAATAATAGCTTTCACATAAATAATCTGTAAATCCTGTAAACAGCTGATGTTTATAACGATTGTATAGTTCACTATTATCTTTTAACATCAATTCTATCTCTTCATACATCGAGATAATTAGATCGACTTCTTTAATGTGAGAATCTGTAATTTCTTCATCCATCTCTAAAAACTGAAATACTTCTATGTATAAACTACTAATTCCACTTCTAATAATGTCGATACAATAATCACAGTAATCCCTATACTCCACGCAATCACTCTTCTGCTTTCTTAGTTCTAGTTCGTCACATAATTTTAAGCGAGCATGTAAATTTTTCATAAATACATCCTCCAAAATACTTACAGAATAAATTCTGGACACAAGCAGTGTAATTGATCTAATGAAACGATAAATGTAGTAGCTAATAGCAACATTCTCATAACAATCTCTCCTTTTAAAATGAATAATTTAAATTGATTATAATCGAACGTTACAAATATTTAGAGTTTTATTTTTTAATTATTCAAATACGAATATTTCTTAGATTTTGTTTGACTTTTTTATTTGGATAGTCATCTAAAAGATAAAGAATATATTGATACTGCTTTTTAGTATTCTTATGATCTGTATTAATATAAAACAGTAATCGTGCATACTCGATTTCTAACTTAAAATATGTCGACTCAAACTGTTTTAATAATGCTGTTGCTTGATTTAATTCTCTATTCACTAAATGAAATAATTGTCTTCTACAATACGTTGCAGCTAAGTTACAACGCACTTTAACGATTCTTTCAAAATTATATTTTGTTTCAGTCACTGCGCTAAGTAGTTCACTCGACTTCTTAAAATGTTTAAACGCATCTAAATTTAATTCTAAAGACAACACTCCGAGTGCTAAATGTATTTCAGAAAGTAAAAGTGTAGAATGACTATCATTTTCTAATTCATACTGAATACCATTTAACTTTTCATAAGCACTTATTTTATTATTTTCTTCATAGTCAATAAGTGCTTCATGATATACACAATGTGTATGTAAATATTTATTTTTCTCCCGTAAATTACTCGGTATCATTTTTAATATTTCTTTCATTCTCACAAAATCATTATTTTTTCTTGCTTCATCCAGTCGTTTTCTTGGACTAATTAAATCGAGTCTCTCAATAAATTCATCTCGTCAATGTCTAATGTTTCTAATAACATAAAAAACTCACGAATACTTCCAGTATCGTGTCCGTTCTCAATTCTTGAAATTACTGTTTGGCTAATTGCACTTTCAGAAGATAAATCACATTGTGTCCATTGTAATAGTGAACGCTTTTCTTTTAAAAATACTATCATTTCTTTCAGCATAATTTTACCTCATATAATTATTTATATAAAATATATATGATGACTTTAAAAAAGACAATATACACGTTTATTATAAATTAATTAGAGCTATGATTATGTTATGATTTATTTAAATAGACTAAGGATTAGGTGACTGTTTATGCAAATTTATACATTTAAAGATGAAAAATCACTCATTCAAAAAATCAAAAATCTAAAATTAGAACGTGTAAAAACAAAAGATATGACTGTTATAAGTAAGGAAAGGCCATCTGCAGAATTTAAGCCATATAAAGATATTGAATTTGTTAAAGGTGATGGATCTATTTGGGAGAAATTTCTCGGGAAATTATTTAATAAAAATTCTGAAGAACTAATTTCACGCCGATTTGATTTTGATTTAGAAGAATATAACATTTATCATGAGGCATTAAAAAATGGAAAAATTATTTTAGTCGTTAAAAATTTTGAAGAAGACACTTCAAATAATAAAATGAGTGACTATAGAAAAGAAGAGAATACTGATGTCAAGAACTCATCAAAAGATGAAGAATTCTTAGAAATATTAGATGATTATGGTTTAAATTCAGAACTTTCTTTTACCGAAAAAGAAAACAATAAAAATAATTAATAATTAAAAAACTCCACTGTAATTCTTATACAGTGGAGTTCTTTAGAATTAAGCTTCTTCTTTAACGAAAGGAAGTAATCCCATGTGACGTGCACGTTTAATTGCAGTTGTTAACTGACGTTGATACTTCGCTGAAGTACCTGTTACACGTCTTGGTAAAATTTTACCACGTTCTGAAATGAATTTTTTCAGAAGATCTACTTCTTTGTAGTCGATGTGCGTAATTCCGTTTGCAGTAAAGTAGCAAACTTTTCTACGACGACGACCGCCTCTTCTTGGACCTGCCATAGTAATCCTCCTCTTAATCATAGATTATATTCGATGTGTGTGATCGAAACGTATCTATAACTACATGTTCAAAACGTGTATAATAGTGTGTTTTATGTGCGTTATTATTATATATGTTTTAAAATTTAATGTCAATTTTCTTTAACTCGTATAAATAACATCATTACAAAACTAATTGTAATAATAGAAATTACCCATAACCAAGCAAGTGTCATATTTCCTGATTGAATCGCCGAATATACAGCTGTTGGAAGTGTTTGAGTTTTACCTGGTATGTTGCCAGCAAACATTAATGTCGCACCAAATTCTCCAAGTGCACGCGCAAAACTTAACATCGCTCCTGTGATGAGTAAGTTTTTTGATAGTGGAATGATAATTTTAAAAAATATACGCATGTCTGAGTTTCCATCTACACGTGCCGCTTCAATAATATGTTCATCAATCGATAAAAATCCATTTTTAGCAGACTGATACATTAATGGAAATGCAACAACTGTACTCGCGATAATCGCTGCATATACTGTAAATAAAATTCCATGATCGAATACCAACTGTATAAGTTGACCAATAAATGAATTTTTACCAAAAATGATAATCAATATAAAACCAACAACTGTTGGTGGTAGTACAAGTGGTAACATTAAAATCGTTTCTAAAACGACTTTACCCTTGAATTGATACTTTGTCATGAGTCGCGCAGTTAGTACTCCAAACGTAAATGCAAGTATAAGTGCAACTGATGCAACTTTTAACGATAAAATTACTGGTGTCCAAAAGGCCATGTCAGTAATATTCATATTAAACCTACTCTATAGTAAATCCGTATTTTTTAAAAATTTCTAACGTACTATCTTCATTTAAGAAATCATAAAATGCTTTAACTTCTTTTGAGTCACTTAATGTTCCGATTGGATAGATAATTGGTGTATGTGTATCTTTGCCAAATTCATCTACAATATCTATATTATCTTCTTCAGTTTTTGCATCTGTTTCATATACAACACCAGCATCAACTTCGCCTTGTGCGACGTATGTTAACACTGCACGTACGTCACTCACGTAAATATATTTATTTTCTAACTCATCAAAGATATTTAATGATGTAAATGCTTCTTTCGCATATTTACCTGCTGGAACTGTATCTACTTCACCAATTGCGATTTGTTCTGCATTTTTTAAATCAGCAATCGAGTTGACTGTAGTACTATCATCAGGACAAATTAAAACGAGTTTGTTCTCGAGATAATCTTTTTTCTCTATAATTAAACCTTCGTCTTCAACTTGTTTAAAATCATCTTGTGACGCTGAAATAAATAAATCAACTGGAGCGCCTTTTAAAATTTGTTCACGTAACGCACCCGAACCACCGTAATTAATATCAATGTTAATATCGTTATCTTTATTATATTCTTCAATTGCTTCATTTAATGCATCTTGTAAACTCGCTGCTGCAGAAATTGTAATTGTATCTACAGAGCTTGAATCTTCCGTTACATTATCAGTACTACAAGATGCTAACAATATAAATGCTAATGCTATTAATGATAACCGCTTCATTTAAATGATATACCCATACTCAGAAAACACGTCTAAACTGTCATTAGATAAAAGATAATCGTAAACAGTTTTTGTACTGTTCTCGAGACCTTCCTTATTAATG encodes:
- the guaA gene encoding glutamine-hydrolyzing GMP synthase, whose product is MEMAKEQELIIVIDYGSQYNMLLTRRIRDLGVYSELRNPSITLEEIKELNPKGIVLSGGPKSVYEDDAYTVDKGIFDLGIPVLGVTYGMQLIAYNNGGEVKPLDNAFSGTDTIELDNSNRLFKGLDKEVNVAMSYHDEVASIGDDYEIIGSTKDSKYAAIQHKSKPIYGIQFHPESKSTDNGDTFIENFVRDICECHGEWTMGNFIDIEVEKIREEVGDKKVICAMSGGVDSSVVAVLMQKAIGDNLTCIFVDHGLLRKGEAEMVMEAFGKGFNINIVKVDAKDRFLGKLKGVSDPEQKRKIIGNEFIYVFDDEAAKLKEIDYLAQGTIYSDVVESGSETSETIKSHHNVGGLPEDMEFKLIEPISTLFKDEVRQLGLELGIPEELVWRQPFPGPGLGIRVLGEVTEEKLEIVRETDYILRDEIQKAGLNKSIWQYFTILPGIRSVGVKDDKRTYDYTVGIRAVHSVDGMSSDFAKIDWDVLEKISKRMVKEVKNVNRVVYDITSKPPATIEWE
- the guaB gene encoding IMP dehydrogenase, which codes for MWENKFTKEGLTFDDVLLMPAHSEILPREVDTSVQLTEKIKLGIPIVSAGMDTVTESQMAIAIARQGGLGVIHKNMSIEAQCEEVEKVKRSENGVITDPFFLTKEEKVFAAEHLMGKYRISGVPIVNNPEEKKLIGILTNRDLRFIKDYSVVIDDVMTKENLVTAPEGTTLEDAKNILQNHRIEKLPIVNENYELKGLITIKDIEKVIEFPSAAKDEQGRLLVAAAVGISRDTDKRIEELVKAGVDALVIDTAHGHSAGVLKAIKKIVDEYPEVEVIAGNVATAEGTRALIEAGVDAVKVGIGPGSICTTRVVTGVGVPQITAIYDCATEARKHGKSIIADGGIKLSGDIVKALAAGGHAVMLGSLLAGTTESPGDVELFQGRRYKTYRGMGSLGAMEQGSSDRYFQDEKEATKYVPEGIEGRTEYKGPVQDTIYQLMGGLRSGMGYTGSKDLKALREESRFTRITAAGLIESHPHNVQVTKEAPNYSI
- a CDS encoding general stress protein; protein product: MEQKGIFEVFDDIGNVSKRVQQLGHEGIDERRIILFSKHSPPTEFTREHDVDIRMGEGNLWQKFESLFTDKDGEERATEDLQLNQHEEEAFSKAMDADQYVLYIPHDSKARVQSEDEEVVDLSNKGDY
- a CDS encoding helix-turn-helix domain-containing protein → MLKEMIVFLKEKRSLLQWTQCDLSSESAISQTVISRIENGHDTGSIREFFMLLETLDIDEMNLLRDSI
- a CDS encoding general stress protein, with translation MQIYTFKDEKSLIQKIKNLKLERVKTKDMTVISKERPSAEFKPYKDIEFVKGDGSIWEKFLGKLFNKNSEELISRRFDFDLEEYNIYHEALKNGKIILVVKNFEEDTSNNKMSDYRKEENTDVKNSSKDEEFLEILDDYGLNSELSFTEKENNKNN
- the rpsR gene encoding 30S ribosomal protein S18; its protein translation is MAGPRRGGRRRRKVCYFTANGITHIDYKEVDLLKKFISERGKILPRRVTGTSAKYQRQLTTAIKRARHMGLLPFVKEEA
- the modB gene encoding molybdate ABC transporter permease subunit — encoded protein: MNITDMAFWTPVILSLKVASVALILAFTFGVLTARLMTKYQFKGKVVLETILMLPLVLPPTVVGFILIIIFGKNSFIGQLIQLVFDHGILFTVYAAIIASTVVAFPLMYQSAKNGFLSIDEHIIEAARVDGNSDMRIFFKIIIPLSKNLLITGAMLSFARALGEFGATLMFAGNIPGKTQTLPTAVYSAIQSGNMTLAWLWVISIITISFVMMLFIRVKEN
- the modA gene encoding molybdate ABC transporter substrate-binding protein; amino-acid sequence: MKRLSLIALAFILLASCSTDNVTEDSSSVDTITISAAASLQDALNEAIEEYNKDNDINIDINYGGSGALREQILKGAPVDLFISASQDDFKQVEDEGLIIEKKDYLENKLVLICPDDSTTVNSIADLKNAEQIAIGEVDTVPAGKYAKEAFTSLNIFDELENKYIYVSDVRAVLTYVAQGEVDAGVVYETDAKTEEDNIDIVDEFGKDTHTPIIYPIGTLSDSKEVKAFYDFLNEDSTLEIFKKYGFTIE